Genomic DNA from Streptomyces venezuelae:
CTCACCATCAACCACACCGCCCTCGACGGCCCCGCCTGTCTCCGCGTGCTCGCCACCGCCGCCGAGCTGTACGGGGGCGAGGACAACTCCCCGGCGGCGCCCCCCACCCGAGCCCCCGCCGCGCCACAGGCGACGGCCGAGCAGACCCCTGCCGACGCGCCCTCGGGCTGGGCGCCCCCCGCCCGGGTCGCGAAGGGGCGGCCCGAGCCCTCCCCCGGCAACGGCATGCTCGTCGCGGAGCTGCCCGTGCCGAAGCGCCCCAAGGGGTCCCCGTTCACCGTGAACGACCAGCTCATGGTCGCCACCGCGCTGATGATCGCCCACTGGAACCGTGAGCACGGCGCCCGCCCGCGCCCGTTCCGCATCACGATGCCCGTGGACGACCGTCCCCGGGACGCCACCATGCCGATCGGCAACGGCACCCGGCTGGTGGAAGTCCCCTTCGGCGCGGACGAGTTGGCCGCACGGGACTGGACCCCGGAGGCCACCCGCGACCTCCTGCGCCGCACCTCCGAGAGAACCCGCGCCCTCAAGGCGCTCTCCCGCCCCCAACTGGGCCACGGCGCGACGCTCCTGACCGCGCCCGTCCTGCCCGTCACCCTCCGCGCCGCCGTCACGCGGGGCCTGCGCAGGGCCGCCGCGCCCTGGACGTCGACGACGCTCCTGAGCAACATCGGCCGGGTCCCCTACGCCCTGGACTTCGGCGACGCGGGCCGCGCGCACGCCGTCTGGTTCTCCGCGCCCGCCCGGCTGCCACGCGGCCTCACCGTGACCACCGCGTCGACGGCGGGCCGGCTGCACCTCGCCCTGCGCTGGTCGAAGACGCTGCTCAGCCACGGCGACGGCTCGCACCTGCGCGACCTGTTCGAGCACTACCTCCACGCGACGGAACACACCGAACCCCACGAGACCCACGGGGGGTCCACGTGACCAGCGCCCCCACGACCACCGCC
This window encodes:
- a CDS encoding condensation protein, which produces MTALEHPARRAEGPGRPPARVPFPVVDEVSRHCLQEEEPETVHIEVHLPGTPDQARLRAAFTEALRRHPRILMREARGPWYRRRYEWELTPDPDVEVVTFPPPEPDALKRARERALAEAPPLTSSPPIRLEVVAQVPAAEDTASGEGDGSSSAKDPGSVLFLTINHTALDGPACLRVLATAAELYGGEDNSPAAPPTRAPAAPQATAEQTPADAPSGWAPPARVAKGRPEPSPGNGMLVAELPVPKRPKGSPFTVNDQLMVATALMIAHWNREHGARPRPFRITMPVDDRPRDATMPIGNGTRLVEVPFGADELAARDWTPEATRDLLRRTSERTRALKALSRPQLGHGATLLTAPVLPVTLRAAVTRGLRRAAAPWTSTTLLSNIGRVPYALDFGDAGRAHAVWFSAPARLPRGLTVTTASTAGRLHLALRWSKTLLSHGDGSHLRDLFEHYLHATEHTEPHETHGGST